The Pleuronectes platessa chromosome 13, fPlePla1.1, whole genome shotgun sequence genome includes a window with the following:
- the c13h14orf119 gene encoding uncharacterized protein C14orf119 homolog encodes MSTQPWAGAPGCCAPSSEDFPPAPRAVVNPLSLEKLSCASFLSAGQVMQAEPISYVTLQEQRCVLSWFQGWTSPQKERFLQDLLGKAVPGKVCTLLDSLSTLQVKDNLPNIFECQLRLWSQWFESWGEEERNHFLHILEERDPVFVSHFYSSVAGTAGRD; translated from the exons ATGTCAACACAACCCTGGGCCGGTGCTCCCGGCTGCTGCGCTCCCAGCTCGGAGGACTTTCCACCGGCTCCCCGGGCTGTCGTCAACCCCCTGAGCCTGGAGAAACTGTCCTGCGCCTCTTTTCTGAGCGCGGGTCAAGTGATGCAGGCGGAACCCATCTCCTATGTGACCCTCCAGGAGCAGCGGTGCGTCCTGAGCTGGTTCCAGGGATGGACCAGCCCCCAGAAGGAGCGGTTCTTGCAGGACCTGCTCGGTAAGGCTGTGCCCGGGAAGGTGTGCACCCTCCTGGATTCGCTCAGTACTCTTCAG GTTAAGGACAACCTACCAAACATCTTTGAATGCCAGCTGCGCCTGTGGTCACAGTGGTTCGAGTCttggggagaagaggagaggaatcaCTTCCTGCACATTCTGGAGGAAAGAGATCCAGTGTTTGTTTCCCACTTTTACAGCAGTGTGGCTGGTACAGCAGGAAGAGACTGA